The Nostoc sp. NIES-3756 DNA window TTGGTGTTTTTGACCGACTGAATGCGATCGCGTATTGATTTGAGATTAGGCATATTCTTAAGTTCCGAGTCAATAGTCAATAGTCCACAGTCCAGAGTCAAAAGCCATTAAGTTGTTAACTAATGACTAATGACCGTTCGGCTGACGCGGTAGTTGAGCCTGTCGAAACTCACGGCGAAGCCAATGACTAATGACTAAGCTGTAGCTTTGAAGGTCTTTTTGTATTCGTCTAAAGCGTTCTTCAATGCTTTTTCTTCGTCATCACCTAATACTTTCTTAGACTGTACATCTTGGAAGTAGGGGTTAGCACCAGACTTCAAGTAATCTCTAAAGCCTTTGGTAAAGGTGGTGACTTTATCAACTGGGATATCATCTAAATATCCGTTGATACCAGCGTAAAGAATCGCTACTTGTTCAGCTACAGACAGGGGTTGGTTTTGGGGCTGCTTGAGGAGTTCCCGTAGACGTTGACCCCGTGCTAACTGGTCTTGGGTAGCTTTATCTAGGTCGGAAGCAAATTGCGCGAAGGCTTGTAGGTCGTCAAACTGTGCGAGTTCGAGTTTAATCTTACCAGCAACTTTTTTCATCGCCTTGGTTTGTGCCGCAGAACCCACACGGGATACAGAGATACCAGGGTTTACCGCCGGACGCACACCAGCGTTGAACAAGTCAGAAGACAAGAAAATCTGACCGTCGGTAATGGAAATTACGTTGGTAGGAATGTAAGCGGAAACGTCACCAGCTTGGGTTTCGATGATGGGTAGAGCGGTCATGCTACCTTTACCCAATTCGTCGCTGAGTTTAGCCGCACGTTCCAACAAGCGGGAGTGGATGTAGAATACGTCTCCGGGGTAAGCTTCCCGTCCGGGTGGACGACGTAGTAGCAAGGACATTTGCCGATAAGCTTGAGCTTGCTTGGACAAGTCGTCGTAAATTACTAAGGTAGCTTTGCCTTTGTACATGAAGTACTCAGCAATGGTAGCGCCGGTGTAAGGAGCCAAGAATTGCAGGGTCGCTGGTTCACTGGCACTAGCAGCAACTACTACTGTGTAGTCCATCGCACCTTTTTCTTGTAAGGTTTGGACTACGTTAGCAACGGTGGAAGCTTTTTGACCGATCGCCACGTAAACACAAACTACATCTTCACCTTTTTGGTTGATGATGGTATCAATAGCGATCGCAGTTTTACCTGTTTGACGGTCGCCAATGATCAATTCCCGTTGACCCCGACCGATGGGAATCATCGAGTCGATAGCGGTGATACCGGTTTGCATGGGTTCATGCACAGAACGACGTGCAATAATACCGGGTGCTGGGGATTCAATCAAACGGCTTTCTGTGCTTTTGATATCGCCTTTACCATCGATAGCACGACCCAAAGCATCGACAACGCGACCAATTAGGGCTTCACCTACACCAATCTGAGCAATTCTTCCAGTAGCGGTAACGGTGCTACCTTCTTGAATTTCGCGCCCTTCACCCATTAATACCGCACCAACGTTATCTTCTTC harbors:
- the atpA gene encoding F0F1 ATP synthase subunit alpha; this encodes MSISIRPDEISSIIQQQIEQYDQDVKVANVGTVLQVGDGIARIYGLEKAMAGELLEFEDGTVGIAQNLEEDNVGAVLMGEGREIQEGSTVTATGRIAQIGVGEALIGRVVDALGRAIDGKGDIKSTESRLIESPAPGIIARRSVHEPMQTGITAIDSMIPIGRGQRELIIGDRQTGKTAIAIDTIINQKGEDVVCVYVAIGQKASTVANVVQTLQEKGAMDYTVVVAASASEPATLQFLAPYTGATIAEYFMYKGKATLVIYDDLSKQAQAYRQMSLLLRRPPGREAYPGDVFYIHSRLLERAAKLSDELGKGSMTALPIIETQAGDVSAYIPTNVISITDGQIFLSSDLFNAGVRPAVNPGISVSRVGSAAQTKAMKKVAGKIKLELAQFDDLQAFAQFASDLDKATQDQLARGQRLRELLKQPQNQPLSVAEQVAILYAGINGYLDDIPVDKVTTFTKGFRDYLKSGANPYFQDVQSKKVLGDDEEKALKNALDEYKKTFKATA